A single region of the Gemmatimonadaceae bacterium genome encodes:
- a CDS encoding zf-HC2 domain-containing protein, producing MNDCLSAEMRDVLPEVVHGRLDAAKLAEVEAHVASCDACASELELLRAVVASMPVAPAMDVQRIVAALPVAAKQGLLLHRGNGEPASASDTPIGRPQSVWSSPLLRVAAAVVVVAAGGLSLLVGRDVLNPEAQVGGNNNRIAVTSRPVAPPSSATTVAPSAPVVVESPPAGVPVAGTGAGLLMSEVDGLSDEHLVALLSEMDSIDALPDVEPETIVPAVVDSDSGAGE from the coding sequence ATGAATGATTGCCTGAGCGCCGAAATGCGCGATGTGCTGCCGGAGGTAGTTCACGGCAGGCTCGACGCGGCGAAGCTCGCCGAGGTCGAGGCACACGTTGCATCGTGCGATGCGTGCGCCTCGGAGCTCGAGCTTCTCAGGGCCGTTGTCGCATCAATGCCGGTAGCGCCGGCAATGGATGTTCAGCGGATCGTTGCTGCGCTTCCTGTCGCGGCGAAACAAGGACTGCTGCTGCACAGAGGCAATGGGGAACCGGCTTCGGCGTCTGACACGCCAATCGGGCGGCCGCAGAGTGTGTGGTCCAGTCCGTTGCTGCGCGTTGCCGCAGCCGTTGTCGTTGTCGCGGCCGGCGGACTCTCGCTACTCGTCGGAAGGGACGTGCTCAACCCTGAAGCTCAGGTTGGCGGCAACAATAATCGTATCGCGGTGACGAGTCGGCCCGTGGCGCCTCCGTCTTCGGCGACGACGGTAGCACCGAGCGCTCCTGTGGTTGTCGAGTCGCCTCCGGCCGGCGTACCGGTGGCTGGCACCGGAGCGGGTTTGCTCATGAGCGAAGTGGATGGACTTTCCGACGAGCACCTTGTCGCGCTGCTCAGCGAGATGGACAGCATCGATGCTCTTCCTGACGTCGAGCCCGAGACTATCGTGCCGGCGGTTGTGGATTCGGACAGCGGGGCGGGCGAATGA
- a CDS encoding glycerophosphodiester phosphodiesterase, which produces MNRPLSTARSIPSRLRRGAVGFEDSFNSHVRRYPGANVNAYDYQASAFANGGKDLRNPEVIAHRGIRDRYPENSLPAFEAALDAGADGVELDVHATRDGAVVVHHDPLLPPALDSPIAGRAIASISLAELDSFELAPGVALPTLQEVLQAIGARAAVYIEIKARDIEARVAAVISSVPAAAARCAVHSFDHRIIKRFASLAPDVPAGILQVGYPVDPSYLLEAADARDLWQSCEFIDEALITTIHSRGSRVIAWTSDDPAQWAHFRGIGVDGICTDRSAACASWLREIDES; this is translated from the coding sequence GTGAATCGCCCGCTTTCCACCGCTCGATCAATACCGAGTCGGCTTCGTCGGGGCGCCGTTGGGTTCGAGGATTCATTCAACTCGCATGTTAGACGCTATCCCGGGGCGAACGTTAACGCATATGATTATCAGGCATCCGCCTTCGCCAATGGGGGAAAAGATCTGCGCAACCCTGAAGTAATTGCCCACCGTGGCATTCGCGACAGATACCCCGAGAATTCGCTTCCGGCCTTCGAAGCGGCACTGGATGCGGGCGCCGACGGCGTCGAGCTCGACGTTCATGCAACGCGTGATGGAGCTGTTGTGGTCCATCACGACCCCCTCCTTCCGCCGGCCCTCGATTCTCCCATCGCCGGGCGCGCGATCGCCTCTATTTCGCTGGCAGAGCTCGACAGTTTCGAGCTGGCTCCGGGTGTCGCCCTTCCAACGCTTCAGGAGGTGCTGCAGGCAATCGGGGCGCGTGCCGCCGTATACATAGAGATAAAGGCGCGCGACATAGAGGCCCGCGTGGCGGCAGTCATATCGAGCGTTCCGGCCGCAGCAGCGCGCTGCGCGGTTCATTCATTTGACCACCGCATCATAAAGCGATTCGCCTCGCTCGCGCCGGATGTCCCTGCAGGAATTCTCCAAGTGGGATACCCGGTGGACCCTTCGTACCTCCTGGAAGCCGCCGACGCCAGAGATCTCTGGCAGTCATGCGAGTTCATCGACGAAGCGCTGATAACCACAATCCACAGTCGAGGTAGTCGTGTCATCGCGTGGACAAGTGACGACCCCGCGCAGTGGGCGCACTTCCGCGGCATTGGCGTGGACGGCATCTGCACGGACAGAAGCGCTGCCTGCGCGAGCTGGCTCCGCGAAATCGACGAGAGCTGA
- a CDS encoding amidohydrolase family protein: MTDFLMRRAAALMMSAFAFVLQAHPAAAQTIAITGGKVFPVSGPPIENGTVVITNGKIVGVGANIPVPANARRVDASGKWVTPGLINSSTQLGLVEIGQVADTRDMQARGQDNIAASFTVWEGLNPNSVMLAPARKEGVTSFVVLPTGGLVSGQAAILDLVEGTTTDMIMRSPVAMVAEIGNAAQAGTTSRGELIVKLRELLEDTKFFITHRAQFDRADTREFRASRLDLEAMIPVVQGRLPLLVIVDKQSDIDAALRIARDYNLKLIVGGGAEAWLMAGKLAAARVPVLTGAMNNIPAGFAALGQRQENPGLLSAAGVRVALIGNAGGGDEEAFNVRNIKQEAGNAVAYGMTWENALKAVTLWPAEIFGVSDRVGSLSPGRDANVVVWSGDPFEFTTRAEHVFVRGIQRTEKTRQDLLTERYLTMPGKLR; this comes from the coding sequence ATGACAGACTTTCTCATGCGCAGAGCTGCAGCGCTCATGATGTCGGCGTTTGCGTTCGTTCTCCAGGCGCATCCCGCCGCGGCTCAGACGATCGCCATTACCGGCGGCAAGGTCTTCCCGGTTTCCGGACCGCCAATCGAGAATGGCACAGTTGTAATCACCAACGGCAAGATCGTGGGTGTCGGCGCGAATATTCCCGTGCCCGCCAACGCGCGCCGTGTAGATGCGAGCGGTAAGTGGGTGACACCAGGACTCATCAACTCGTCAACGCAGCTTGGGCTGGTGGAGATTGGCCAGGTCGCCGACACCCGGGATATGCAGGCGCGCGGGCAGGACAACATCGCGGCGTCGTTCACGGTCTGGGAAGGATTGAATCCCAATTCGGTGATGCTCGCTCCGGCTAGAAAGGAAGGCGTCACCTCGTTCGTCGTGCTGCCGACGGGCGGCTTGGTTTCCGGCCAGGCGGCGATACTCGATCTCGTCGAGGGCACAACGACCGACATGATCATGCGATCGCCGGTCGCGATGGTCGCCGAGATAGGCAATGCCGCGCAGGCGGGAACGACGTCGCGAGGCGAGCTGATCGTCAAGCTGCGCGAGCTCCTGGAAGACACGAAGTTCTTCATCACCCACCGCGCCCAGTTCGACCGGGCCGACACTCGGGAGTTTCGGGCGAGTCGTCTGGATCTCGAGGCGATGATTCCCGTCGTCCAGGGACGACTTCCGCTGCTCGTCATCGTCGACAAGCAATCAGACATCGACGCCGCGCTGCGCATCGCGCGCGATTACAACCTGAAGCTCATTGTCGGAGGCGGCGCGGAAGCGTGGCTGATGGCAGGCAAGCTCGCTGCTGCGCGCGTGCCCGTGCTGACCGGGGCGATGAACAACATTCCCGCGGGCTTTGCGGCGCTGGGCCAGCGCCAGGAAAATCCGGGCTTGCTCAGCGCGGCGGGTGTCCGTGTTGCACTCATTGGAAACGCCGGCGGCGGGGACGAAGAAGCCTTCAACGTGCGAAACATCAAGCAGGAAGCCGGCAACGCCGTTGCCTACGGAATGACATGGGAGAATGCGCTGAAGGCGGTCACGCTCTGGCCGGCGGAAATCTTCGGCGTGTCCGACCGCGTTGGCTCGCTCTCGCCGGGCCGCGATGCGAACGTCGTAGTCTGGAGCGGTGATCCATTCGAGTTCACGACTCGAGCGGAGCATGTTTTCGTTCGAGGTATCCAGCGAACCGAGAAGACCCGTCAGGATCTGCTTACTGAACGCTACCTCACAATGCCGGGGAAGCTTCGGTAA
- a CDS encoding RNA polymerase sigma factor codes for MNPRTQRRPDEADSVLIERWKAGDSRAPTELVERHADALARFAASAGEREEIKELVQDTFVRAFGSLHAFRGESSFRTWLFTIERRLMLDRRRAEQRQNNLVPIEAADAQTTFDALDGMVAQETATRVRRAVNGLSPMQRDVFSMRVEQGLSYKEIAAVLETTEGAARVHYHNAIRAVKEFLDE; via the coding sequence ATGAATCCTCGAACCCAACGGCGCCCCGACGAAGCCGACTCGGTATTGATCGAGCGGTGGAAAGCGGGCGATTCACGAGCGCCCACCGAGCTGGTGGAGCGCCATGCGGATGCGCTCGCACGCTTCGCCGCGAGCGCGGGGGAGCGGGAGGAAATCAAGGAGCTGGTGCAGGACACGTTCGTTCGCGCGTTCGGGTCGCTTCACGCGTTTCGTGGCGAGAGCTCATTTCGGACATGGCTGTTCACGATCGAGCGTCGGTTGATGCTCGATCGGCGTCGAGCGGAGCAGCGGCAGAACAATCTCGTGCCAATCGAAGCGGCGGATGCGCAGACCACCTTCGACGCGCTCGACGGGATGGTGGCGCAGGAGACGGCGACGCGTGTGAGGCGGGCAGTGAATGGGTTGTCGCCGATGCAGCGCGACGTTTTTTCGATGAGAGTGGAGCAGGGCCTGTCCTACAAGGAGATCGCGGCGGTTCTCGAGACGACCGAGGGCGCCGCGCGAGTTCATTACCACAACGCGATACGCGCCGTTAAGGAGTTTCTCGATGAATGA
- a CDS encoding amidohydrolase, which produces MRRYFVRLTALATFAAAACRPYSGTQRPSPASGKDSAVAAAGLGSKSLPNADPFPSTYVRVASAPLVIRNVHIMTAAGPTIRNGAVSVADGKIVAVGATVDVPAGAVLIDGNGKYVTPGIVDVHSHLGVYASPGGSALSDGNEATNPSTPNVWAEHSVWPHDPQFPRTLAGGVTTIQVLPGSANLIGGRSVVLKVVPSRTVQGMKFPGAKYGLKMACGENPKRVYGTRADGPSTRMGNVAGYRTAWINAEAYRRQWDKWNDGHKGDPPTRDLGKETLAEVLRGNILVHNHCYRADEMAQMIDIAREFGYKIRSFHHGVEAYKIADVLAKEGIGASVWADWGSFKIEAMDAVRANLPLVDRIPGSHAMVHSDDPSGSQRLNQEVAKAMKAGIEAGLSITSDQALRWMTINAAWALGLDDRIGSIEKGKNADLVLWSADPFSVYTRVEKVWVDGAMLYDRFDTAEHWRTDFELGFVPTRAR; this is translated from the coding sequence ATGCGACGCTATTTCGTACGTCTCACCGCGCTTGCGACATTTGCGGCGGCAGCGTGCCGACCTTATTCGGGCACTCAGCGGCCATCACCGGCATCCGGAAAAGATTCGGCCGTCGCTGCTGCCGGATTGGGCTCGAAATCACTTCCCAACGCTGACCCATTTCCGAGCACGTACGTGCGAGTCGCTTCGGCGCCGCTCGTCATTCGAAACGTGCACATCATGACGGCGGCAGGCCCGACGATACGCAACGGGGCAGTCTCGGTCGCAGATGGAAAGATCGTCGCGGTCGGCGCGACGGTCGATGTTCCGGCCGGTGCCGTGTTGATCGACGGCAACGGCAAGTACGTCACGCCGGGAATCGTGGACGTTCACTCGCATCTCGGCGTCTATGCCTCGCCGGGCGGCAGCGCGTTGAGCGACGGCAACGAAGCCACAAACCCGAGCACGCCGAACGTCTGGGCGGAGCATTCGGTGTGGCCCCATGATCCTCAATTTCCCCGCACCCTCGCAGGCGGGGTGACAACGATCCAGGTATTACCCGGATCAGCAAATCTCATTGGCGGACGCAGCGTCGTACTCAAGGTCGTGCCATCGCGCACGGTTCAGGGCATGAAGTTCCCCGGCGCGAAGTACGGCCTCAAGATGGCCTGCGGCGAAAATCCGAAGCGCGTCTACGGGACGCGGGCCGACGGGCCTTCCACACGCATGGGAAACGTTGCCGGCTATCGCACCGCCTGGATCAATGCCGAAGCATACCGCCGGCAGTGGGACAAGTGGAATGATGGCCACAAGGGCGATCCGCCGACCCGCGACCTCGGAAAGGAGACTCTCGCCGAAGTGCTTCGCGGAAACATTCTCGTTCACAACCACTGCTATCGGGCAGACGAGATGGCGCAGATGATCGACATCGCGCGGGAGTTCGGCTACAAGATCCGCTCATTCCACCACGGGGTCGAGGCGTACAAGATCGCTGACGTTCTCGCGAAGGAAGGCATTGGAGCGAGCGTCTGGGCCGACTGGGGCAGCTTCAAGATCGAAGCGATGGATGCGGTTCGCGCGAACCTGCCGCTTGTCGACCGCATTCCCGGGTCGCATGCGATGGTCCACTCCGATGATCCTTCCGGCTCGCAGCGGCTGAATCAGGAAGTGGCGAAGGCGATGAAGGCGGGGATCGAGGCGGGACTTTCCATCACGTCGGATCAGGCGCTTCGCTGGATGACGATCAATGCCGCGTGGGCCCTCGGCCTCGATGACAGGATCGGATCTATCGAGAAAGGAAAGAACGCAGACCTCGTTTTATGGTCTGCGGATCCATTCAGCGTCTACACGCGAGTTGAGAAAGTCTGGGTGGACGGCGCGATGTTGTACGACCGCTTCGACACCGCGGAGCACTGGCGAACCGATTTCGAGCTTGGCTTCGTGCCGACGAGGGCCCGCTGA
- the rplU gene encoding 50S ribosomal protein L21 — protein MAYAIIRTGGKQYRAESGKTIRIPSLPGDEGSKVTFSDVILGSDGDKTIVGVPALKSASVKGEIVRQGRDNKIVVFKMKRRKNYAKKQGHRQGFTEVRINDIKLG, from the coding sequence ATGGCTTACGCAATCATCCGGACAGGTGGCAAGCAGTACCGCGCCGAGTCCGGCAAGACAATTAGAATCCCCAGCCTGCCAGGAGACGAGGGATCGAAGGTCACCTTCAGCGACGTCATCCTCGGCTCGGACGGCGACAAGACGATCGTTGGTGTTCCCGCGCTCAAGAGCGCGTCAGTCAAGGGCGAGATCGTCAGGCAGGGTCGTGACAACAAGATCGTCGTCTTCAAGATGAAGCGCCGAAAGAACTACGCCAAGAAGCAGGGGCACCGGCAGGGCTTCACTGAAGTTCGCATCAACGACATCAAGCTCGGATAA
- the rpmA gene encoding 50S ribosomal protein L27, which translates to MAHKKGVGSSRNGRDSNPQYRGVKKFGGEKVVAGNIIVRQCGTKWHPGRNVGLGTDFTIYSLIDGVVKFEHKNRTRYKVSVYPEQTAEKGNAA; encoded by the coding sequence ATGGCACATAAAAAGGGCGTCGGCTCGTCCCGAAACGGACGCGACAGTAACCCGCAGTACCGCGGCGTGAAAAAGTTCGGCGGTGAGAAAGTCGTCGCCGGCAACATTATCGTCCGCCAGTGCGGAACCAAGTGGCATCCCGGCCGCAACGTCGGACTCGGCACTGATTTCACGATCTATTCGCTGATCGACGGAGTCGTGAAGTTCGAGCACAAGAACCGAACCCGTTACAAGGTGAGCGTCTACCCCGAGCAGACCGCCGAGAAGGGGAACGCCGCGTAA
- a CDS encoding TolC family protein, translating to MIDSLPLTLPQAVERAIRIGDESRAAAAQVDVADAQVTVARASGLPQLRLNTSQSHVMQSARASAVGQIFNQPNTYTANAILSQTLFQGGRVMAGSRAAAAVRGAARLDQTEVAAQVSLDVQRAYLQGLFAANYAEIQDTALGLAQQRLAQTMQFERAGRASRYDVLRAGVERANLQPTVIQAHSDVELAMVDLRRLINVPFDQPLKLTSRIDTTSVLRWIAQLRADQATTNRAALRSAELVSQARRAAVSVARADLFPTVSLIGIVGAQAFPQTGFPTTRGRFEEIPCADGSTTRVCTRQNGGWFGDKSFGVSIGIPIFDGFRAKGAIDLANAQARLADLQLAQTRERIESETATARAELDRAEALFAAGGQNAAEAAEAYRLASLRQSRGLATQLEVSDAQLALTLARTNQARAVYDLYLAAAGYARAIGRPPQLFDLPATTTRTSLPPSVKRAP from the coding sequence TTGATTGACAGTCTCCCGCTCACGCTGCCGCAGGCGGTCGAGCGGGCAATTCGCATCGGCGACGAGTCACGTGCCGCCGCGGCACAGGTCGATGTCGCGGACGCTCAGGTCACCGTCGCGAGAGCCTCCGGACTTCCGCAGCTCCGGCTGAATACCAGCCAGAGTCACGTGATGCAGAGCGCACGCGCGAGCGCCGTCGGGCAGATCTTCAACCAGCCCAATACCTACACAGCGAACGCCATTCTCTCGCAGACGCTGTTTCAAGGGGGGAGGGTCATGGCCGGTTCACGTGCCGCGGCGGCAGTCAGAGGTGCGGCACGTCTGGATCAGACGGAAGTCGCAGCTCAGGTCTCGCTCGACGTGCAGCGTGCCTATCTGCAAGGGCTGTTCGCGGCGAACTATGCCGAAATCCAGGATACCGCTCTCGGCCTTGCCCAGCAGCGTCTCGCGCAAACAATGCAGTTCGAGCGCGCCGGCCGCGCTTCGAGGTACGATGTGCTCCGCGCGGGAGTAGAGCGCGCCAATCTTCAGCCGACAGTCATCCAGGCACACAGTGACGTCGAGCTGGCGATGGTGGATCTGCGGCGTCTCATCAACGTCCCCTTCGATCAGCCGCTCAAGCTTACAAGCCGGATCGACACGACTTCGGTGCTTCGCTGGATCGCGCAGCTCCGCGCTGATCAAGCCACGACGAATCGAGCCGCGCTGCGATCGGCCGAACTCGTGTCGCAGGCGCGACGTGCTGCGGTGAGCGTCGCGCGCGCAGACTTGTTTCCGACAGTCAGTCTCATAGGCATTGTGGGCGCCCAGGCGTTTCCTCAGACGGGCTTTCCCACGACGCGCGGACGATTCGAAGAGATCCCCTGCGCCGACGGCTCGACCACGCGAGTATGCACACGTCAGAACGGCGGGTGGTTCGGTGACAAGTCTTTCGGCGTGAGCATCGGCATTCCGATCTTCGACGGCTTCAGAGCGAAGGGTGCAATCGATCTCGCGAATGCGCAGGCGAGACTCGCCGACCTGCAGCTCGCGCAGACGCGCGAACGCATCGAGAGCGAGACTGCAACGGCTCGCGCCGAGCTCGATCGTGCCGAGGCGCTTTTTGCCGCCGGCGGACAAAACGCGGCGGAAGCGGCCGAGGCGTATCGTCTGGCGAGCCTCCGTCAGTCCCGCGGCCTGGCGACGCAGCTCGAGGTTTCCGACGCCCAGCTCGCTTTGACTTTGGCGCGCACGAACCAGGCGCGGGCGGTTTACGATCTTTATCTTGCGGCTGCAGGCTACGCCCGTGCCATTGGCAGGCCGCCGCAGCTGTTCGATCTTCCGGCTACAACAACTCGTACGTCACTTCCACCTTCGGTGAAGCGTGCTCCGTAA
- a CDS encoding efflux RND transporter periplasmic adaptor subunit produces the protein MLRKNQRLVCAGFSACIVVTACSGSDRGEASARPAGGSAANGGRGGQMLTLAETDITVARRANMVDGVAITGTLRPIETVDVRARIEGVLQGVFVREGDYVRAGQLLARFESSGQESTLQSAAAGRAAAQGDLATAEWRLAQSEQLFKQGAIAEEELRSSRAAVGAARAKLAAANSQVRSSSLNRRDTRVLAPTSGTVEKRFVETGEHLNSGGQLFTVVRNDILELAAAVPEKQANSVARGQSVEFSANGQAFEGRVARLSPTVDPASRSITVYVQVPNPTGALKGGTFATGTVLSRTISNALVIPVSALRQSPRGGQIVYKVVQGSVDTATVRVGVVDDRTGIAEALSGVADGDSLVSGNVGSLGKGMKVQVVGAGRGQSSRASSPGAGTPPRSP, from the coding sequence GTGCTCCGTAAGAATCAGCGGCTGGTCTGCGCGGGATTTTCGGCGTGCATCGTCGTTACGGCCTGCTCCGGCTCCGACCGGGGAGAAGCATCCGCGCGTCCGGCGGGCGGTTCTGCAGCAAACGGCGGTAGAGGGGGGCAGATGCTCACTCTCGCCGAGACCGACATCACCGTTGCGCGACGGGCGAACATGGTCGATGGCGTCGCGATAACGGGTACGCTGCGCCCCATCGAGACCGTGGACGTTCGGGCAAGAATAGAAGGGGTGCTGCAGGGCGTGTTCGTGCGCGAAGGCGACTACGTTCGGGCGGGGCAGCTGCTCGCGCGCTTCGAATCCAGCGGGCAGGAGAGCACGCTTCAAAGCGCCGCCGCCGGGAGGGCTGCCGCCCAGGGCGATCTGGCCACTGCCGAGTGGCGGCTCGCACAGTCCGAGCAGCTCTTCAAGCAAGGCGCAATTGCCGAGGAAGAGTTGCGTAGCTCACGAGCTGCAGTTGGAGCGGCGAGAGCAAAGCTTGCCGCGGCAAATTCCCAGGTGAGGTCGAGCTCGCTGAACCGGCGCGACACGCGCGTTCTCGCGCCCACGTCGGGCACGGTCGAAAAGAGATTCGTCGAGACTGGGGAGCACCTCAATTCCGGGGGACAGCTCTTCACGGTTGTGCGCAACGATATTCTCGAGCTTGCGGCGGCAGTGCCGGAGAAGCAGGCGAACAGCGTGGCAAGAGGGCAGTCAGTCGAGTTCTCCGCAAACGGCCAGGCGTTCGAGGGACGCGTCGCGCGGCTGAGCCCCACAGTCGATCCCGCGTCGAGGTCGATAACCGTCTACGTCCAGGTTCCGAACCCGACAGGTGCTCTGAAGGGTGGCACATTTGCCACGGGAACGGTTCTTTCGCGGACGATAAGCAATGCACTCGTGATCCCGGTTTCGGCACTACGACAATCCCCGAGGGGTGGCCAGATTGTCTACAAGGTTGTGCAGGGCAGCGTCGATACCGCGACAGTTCGGGTCGGGGTCGTTGACGATCGCACTGGAATTGCTGAAGCTCTGTCAGGGGTCGCGGACGGGGACAGCCTCGTCTCGGGTAACGTCGGCAGCCTTGGGAAGGGAATGAAAGTTCAGGTCGTTGGCGCCGGCCGTGGGCAGTCATCCCGGGCATCGTCGCCCGGAGCGGGCACGCCACCGCGCAGTCCGTAG